Proteins encoded in a region of the Lathamus discolor isolate bLatDis1 chromosome Z, bLatDis1.hap1, whole genome shotgun sequence genome:
- the LOC136004835 gene encoding C-signal-like yields MAGLRVPSVLVTGANRGIGLGLVQHFLGMPAPPQWVFAACRSPTGQRAQELQRLASKHRNVVVIPLDVTDPASIKAAAAQVGEHLGGSGLTLLINNAGMVILNALEDETLEAMTRVYTTNTIGPLLMGQAFLPLLKKAAQGSPGSAMSCSRAAIINMSSDGGSISSPAGWDLMHVPSYRCSKAALNMLTKCQSLRYKEDGVLCAALHPGWVQTDMGSSAGHTPPVTVDESVRGMLKVLSSLSEKDTGTFLDWEGKVVPC; encoded by the exons atggCAGGGCTTCGGGTCCCCTCGGTGCTGGTGACCGGGGCCAACCGGGGCATCGGCCTGGGGCTGGTCCAGCACTTCCTGGGGATGCCAGCCCCCCCCCAGTGGGTCTTTGCAGCCTGTCGGTCCCCCACGGGGCAGCGGGCGCAG gagctgcagcgtTTGGCCTCCAAGCACCGCAACGTGGTCGTCATCCCGCTCG ATGTCACCGACCCTGCCAGCATCAAGGCGGCTGCAGCCCAAGTCGGGGAGCACTTGGGGGGCTCAGGGCTCACCCTCCTCATCAACAACGCGGGAATGGTGATATTGAATGCACTTGAGGACGAGACACTGGAGGCCATGACCCGCGTTTACACCACCAACACGATTGGGCCCCTGTTGATGGGCCAG GCATTCCTGCCCTTGCTGAAgaaggctgcccagggcagcccaGGCTCAGCgatgagctgcagcagggcagccaTCATCAACATGTCCAGCGATGGAGGCTCCATCTCTTCTCCTGCCGGGTGGGATCTAATGCACGTTCCCTCATACCGCTGCAGCAAG gctgctctgaacATGCTGACCAAGTGCCAGTCCTTGAGGTACAAGGAAGATGGTGtcctctgtgctgctctccaccCTGGATGGGTGCAAACCGACATGGGGAGCTCTGCCGGACACACG cccccgGTGACAGTGGATGAGAGCGTGCGAGGGATGCTGAAGgtgctctcctccctctctgAGAAGGACACCGGCACCTTCCTGGACTGGGAAGGGAAGGTTGTTCCCTGTTGA
- the LOC136004895 gene encoding C-signal-like, with protein MAGLRVPSVLVTGANRGIGLGLVQHFLGMPTPPQWVFAACRSPTGQRAQELQRLASKHRNVVVIPLDVTDPASIKAAAAQVGERLGGSGLTLLINNAGMVILNALEDETLEAMTRVYTTNTIGPLLMGQAFLPLLKKAAQGSPGSAMSCSRAAIINMSSYAGSIGDIAFFDMAQIVSYRCSKAALNMLTKCQSLRYKEDGVLCVALHPGWVQTDMGNMEDTGPQKPPLTVDESVRGMLKVLSSLSEKDTGTFLSWEGKVVPW; from the exons atggCAGGGCTTCGGGTCCCCTCGGTGCTGGTGACCGGGGCCAACCGGGGCATCGGCCTGGGGCTGGTCCAGCACTTCCTGGGGATGCCAACCCCCCCCCAGTGGGTCTTTGCAGCCTGTCGGTCCCCCACGGGGCAGCGGGCGCAG gagctgcagcgtTTGGCCTCCAAGCACCGCAACGTGGTCGTCATCCCGCTCG ATGTCACCGACCCTGCCAGCATCAAGGCGGCTGCAGCCCAAGTCGGGGAGCGCTTGGGGGGCTCAGGGCTCACCCTCCTCATCAACAACGCGGGAATGGTGATATTGAATGCACTTGAGGACGAGACACTGGAGGCCATGACCCGCGTTTACACCACCAACACGATTGGGCCCCTGTTGATGGGCCAG GCATTCCTGCCCTTGCTGAAgaaggctgcccagggcagcccaGGCTCAGCaatgagctgcagcagggcagccaTCATCAACATGTCCAGCTATGCTGGCTCCATTGGGGATATCGCTTTTTTTGACATGGCACAGATTGTCTCGTACCGCTGTAGCAAG gctgctctgaacATGCTGACCAAGTGCCAGTCCTTGAGGTACAAGGAAGATGGTGTCCTCTGCGTTGCTCTCCACCCTGGATGGGTGCAAACCGACATGGGGAACATGGAGGACACCGGACCACAGAAG ccGCCCTTGACGGTGGATGAGAGCGTGCGAGGGATGCTGAAGgtgctctcctccctctccgAGAAGGACACCggcaccttcctcagctgggaAGGGAAGGTCGTTCCCTGGTGA